The window CAGACATCCAACTACACATGAAGGTACGACCACGATTGGCGAACGGTAACCAACCACACGATCCAGCTAATGCTGCCAATGGAGCGAACGTTCAAGCTCGTTTCATAAATGACATAGCTGGTATGATAATCAAAAGTATACGTGTTAAACCGAAAAGACAACATGATGTGGAAGTGATATCACCGTATTTAGCTTTTGAAGAATCCTTGAGATCCGATTTTCAGACTAGCAAAGACGAAAAGGAAAGCGAACAATTAGTATTTTATAGAGGATATGAACCGAAGATGAGTTATAATCAACATAAGGAAAAATGTGGATTTTCAAAAGCTGCACCTACTGCTGAAGAAAAGGTGGTTAAAGAGTTTGAAATCTATCAATACAATTTGGGGTGGATTCCAATCATAATAAAACCCTTACCCGTTTTTTTTCATGAGATTCATAAAGCTTTACCATCTTTGATGGACTATGTGATAGAAATTGACCTACAAGAGGATGGATTCATGTTGATAGCCAGAACAGGAGCTGACGATGGTGACGGAGCTGAACAAAACACTGCAGTATATCAAATTCAccccagcgaaatatttttatGGATCGATTATAAAAAGATGGGGGGAGACGAAgatgaaaaaatggaaaaaaaagtttttgctCAAGATGATTTGATGTTTGACACCTTTGACAAGGTCAGATTAGTCTTCAGTAAGACAATTTCAGAAAGTAATGCGGCTGAAGGTGTAGTGATTTCGGATTGGACTTCCTTAGATGGGAGAATTCcggacagatttttttttggaatggtTGATGCTGCACAAGTGACACAGGCAAGCCACGTACAAGCTCCAGCACAATTCAAACCTTTCAACTGTAGCAAGATCCAATTATACATTGATGATCGTCCTATTTTTTCAAAAGGTCACATCAATTGGACAAATAATctctcaaacagaagaaacataTGGGGCACTCAGTGTGACATGGTTGCAGACATAGGTGATTCCAAAAGAGTTAACATCGGGAATTTTCCTCAAGATAAAATCCAACATGGTAGATGGTTTGCCTATGTGGATTTAACTGCTAACAGAAAAAAGGGGGTGTCTAACACTGTTCGTAAAATTGATGGTATTTTCTCTGCCAGAGTTTGGTTTAGTGCAACTAACAACGCAAACAGACGACAACTTGTCATAGGTTGGTTTGAAAGAGGGGAACTAACGTGTGTTAATCCTCTGGATAATAGTTAGGCCCCAAAAGCATTCAAGGAACTACCAAGCAAGATTCCTGTCAAATTCAGCAATTTCAGAGACGGTTCAACCGTATAAAAAATGCACGATACTGTAGAACTTACTTTAGCTTGTTCAAAAGATgaacacatttcaaaaaattattttttaggaGTCTTCGTGGCGGACAAAATTCCTTACCatattccttctttttgttgtttcatTATGAATACAGATAAACATGGATTAGAAGGAGAACATTGGGTCGCTATTTTTTGTAAAGAAGGgaagaaattttattttgattcgtaCGATGGAAACGAAATATATGGAAATGAAAACTGGAGACAGTTTTTATCTAGAGATTGGATTAGAAATAACATAGTCTTACAACAACTAGATAGTGACGTGTGTGGAGACTATTGtatttactttttaaaaaaaatgagttGTATGGAAACACCTAGTTTAGAATTTTTTAAGAAAGATTTTGATGTAGACGATCCATTTTCGAATGACTTTAGAGTGTGGGAAAAAGTGCATGCAACCTTTCCAAAGACTTTAGATAAAATAAGTCACGACGTTAATTTTGACGATGTCACGGATGaaaaattagtaaaaataaTTAGAGATAGCTTAAAAGAAAATAAGCAAATATGTAGACCTCGTAAAGATATAAAGACACGTGTAagtagaaaaagaaaacatttgtatTAAAATCATGGAACTGTGCGAACGTGTTTCGGCTCCTAAATTTACCCATCCGAGTAACATTGCTTTATACGGGAATACGGGTACGGGAAAGACTCACTTCTTGTATTCTCTACTCTCAAATGCCGACCTCTATTTTTCCACAAGAAATGgagaaaggataaagaaaattGTATATTGTTCTGGATCTATTTGGCAACCCATTTTTGATCAAATGGTGGAAAAAGGAATCATATTACACAAAGGTTTGCCAGATAACATTAAATTCTTATTTAATGAAGAAGAAAGACCAGGTATAATCGTATTAGACGATCTTCAATCCGAGATAGAAAACAATGTAGAAACACAACACTTATTGACAAAAAACGCTCATCATTTAAATTTATCGAGCATCATTGTTTTTCAATCGCTCTTCCCACCGGGCAAGTATGCTACAGTCATGCGGGGCCAATTTGCTGCTTTAGTATTCTTTGGATTTAGAAACGAAATTAGTGCTTTACGACTTCGTTTTCGTGACTACGTGCCTTCAAAAAAACATCTGGACTCGCTCATAAAACTTTATCGAATATGGACGGAAAGAAAAGGGGGTTATATAGTAATAGATAATCACCCCATGTCAGTATGTGGAACCGTTTCTATTCgtacaaacattttaaaagaagaTCCCCCGACTCTCTCTTCATCATTCAAGTAAAGGAGATGGAAGAGTACACATCAAGAAATATAAGACTTTCTAAACAAAAATTCGTTCCTATTTCTCAACTAACAAACGGACAACAAATCATCTTTCAAGGTAAAGAAAGAAATCTTTATAAGGAGAAAGAAAACGGACACTTATATTTTCCATCGAATGAAAAATTAAGGCTACGActaaaatatggacaaaaataagacaagattttatgaaaattatgGTAAAATCAGAAAATTCGTAATAAAAGATTCAGAACTTGAAACAAGCGACGAAGTCCTAGCAGTATCAGACTTGTTATACAACACCAGAagcgaaaaagaaaataaaaaaggacAAGAGATCGAGCCAATCGTTGAGCTTTTATCGAAAAGAAAGAAGATACCCATCGAAGTCAGAAAAGAAGCAATATTACAAGGAATAGATACTATAAGAAAAGTTCTTCAAGCCTTATTTATAAAACATCTAGAGGAAGATGACAGCGATGAACGTCTTAGGTCGACCTCTATTTGAAGATAAACATGTCAAAGAATATCTTTTGTTAGGAGAAGATGAACTGCAACGTATAATGGATCAACAAAGGGGTGGGGGTAAGCAAGGagatgaaaaagaaagataTCGTTCAGCAAACGATAAGACAATTACAGAAAAGACATATATGAattcagaagaagaagaaaattttcCACTTGCAAAACAATTAGATAAGTGGAAAGGAATGGATAGAGATCATGTCATACGATCATGAATACGTGATAATGAACAGATGGATCAAAGATTATCTAAGAAAAGGATCACCACTCCCTAACAATCTCGAATTCCAGGATGTtataaaatatctccaaaaaataaagaaaaaatataaatccCAATTCATAGAATTAGGACTTATCAGTTACAAAAATGTTAAACCTCAAACCACTCCTCAATTCCGTGAAATTGGAGTTGGAACAACAAAACCTCCCACACATTCGCTTGGAATTGGTCCAACCACTTCAACAAGTGCTGCCGGTCCGAGTCACGCGCATTCCTCGCTGTCTGGCTCTTCCACTCCAACTCATGGGTGGGATAGTGAAGAAGAAGGATGGGATGAAGATACAAAAAGTGTGTTAAgtgaaatttataaaaaaaggaaaaaagaacataAGTGGGATAGTGAAGAAGATAACTGGGGAGATGTGATAGAGAGTATAAATACATTTAATAAGGAACAAGcgagtaaaggaaaaaaaaaattcctgacAGAAAGTGATATTGATAATGCAGGAGAACTATGGATGAGCGGTGAACTTCAAGGACCTTATGATAGTGATGACAATGAGGAATTCTATTCAATAGCGTCACAAAAGGGGAAAGGTCGAAAACGTGTTTTAGACGAAGAGGATTATTATCCGTTTCCTGTTTTCAACAAAAAGTGGGTAAAGGTCGAGTGAAGAAATGATATAAAAATGAGATGAAAAAACAACTTTATCACACTcttttcaaagtggttttttaaGAATGGCCTCGTATCTGTTGACTGAAGCAGAAGTAGAGGAACACAAAACAAGAACCAAACCTACTAAAAACAGAATGGTAGTTTCAGACGACTCTTCAGATGACGAAGAACCAGATGAAAAACCCACTGAGTACGACAACGAATTCATCAACGATGGAGATCCAGATGAAGACGTAAACGCAGACCCCAAGAACACTTCAAAATtagaagaaatggaaaaacagctggaagaaaaaaagaaagaggggAAAAAAAGAGGACGTCCACCCAAAGAAAGTGGAAATGAACCAAGGGTAATTGAAGTGAAAGCAAGAAAAGATAATATcatctttttttcttaaaaataacattttttattCATCTTTTTCATTCTTAAAAGAAGAGAGGAAAGAAGCAGTCAGAAATCCTTGTTATCCCTGCACCTCCATCGGTCTTAATAGAAGATGACAACGACGAAGATCCGGCAACAAAAGCAACATTAGAAGCATTAGctaatattaattttgattgTCCAATTTGTAAGTCGCCTCTGAATGTGGGATCGACTAAAGAAAAGGGTACCTTTTATTGCATGTGCACATCTGGAGATTGTAACCTCGGTTGGCAAAGATCAGCTGCCGAATATGCCAAGTATATTCACGATATTAAGCAGAATGTGCTAGCTGAATTTAAGTATCCTCATCCAAGAGTGAGGTGTATCGATCACGGAAAAACAGCCACTTTGGTTCGTAGTTTTTCAAAAGTCGATTTCATTGATCAACGTCTTTTCTATGTTTgtgcaaacaaaaaagatgatggaggaaaatgtgaattTGTAAAAGCAGCCGAATTTTCCTCTAATTCAAAAAATGCTTTGAATGCCGAGGCTTGGTACAAGATGGAAGCCAAAAAACAAGTAAAGAGTCATAAAGAAGCTAAAGCAGGACTAGCTTATCACTTTCAAGAAGTaagcaaacaacaacaacaaaaaggaaagagaatgaAAAAGAATTAATTTTCATCAGATTCTCTTTGCAcgaagttgaagttgaaaagcaaaaagatatttttttccattttttcatccATAAAGTAGGATTAACTTAGATTTTTCATGATGATTGTTAAGTAAAAGTAAGAAGTAAGaataaaaaaggttgaaatctcataaagtttattgtattttttttctgatattCTCTTTACCTCAAAAGTGGACCAGAAATGAACCACTCTCCCATAAATAAGTGGACAAGAAAAATGAGCCACTCTCCCATAAAAATAAGTGGACAAGAAAATGAGCCACTCTCCCAAGCGAACAAAAATGATGGGGGAGAGATAcaccttttctttttctggcCCGGCTGTGTATCGCAGACCGGGTTTGCCAACCCGTTAAGGGAGGTCTACCCCCATCTTGCCCCAATATACCCTCCCAAACTATTTATATGAAAGAAGACAAAGTGATTTAAGccatatggtaacccatcatcAGCACACGCATGCGTTTATTCTATTTTTAACAAATTTGTAAGATACGTGCACTCATCtcataataaaacaaaagaagtccAAATTCCACCCTCACATAAGATACGTACACTCATCTCATAGTAAAAACAAAGAAGTCCAAATTCCACCCTCTCATGAAAAAACATTTCTGAACCTGACGACCTTTTAGATTTAATacccccaaaaaaggaaatttttaaaatctatCGTTCGACATAAAATGAAAAGGATATAATTTTATTCTATCACTTCACTCTCAAAGATTTttacaaaaagtgaaaaaacaagTATCGACAAGATGAGGTAAGATATTCTCTTTACCCTTTTACTTCCACCTCATAAGCCAAAAGTCTCAGAAAGATTGAAATagatcttctttctttttttttcagtttatcaAAAAACCCTTCCACATATCCAAAAGTCCAAAGTCGTGTTGGAATTATTAAACGTCAACTAAAAACTAATCCCACCGACTTCGAACCAATTTACTTAATCAAATCACCAGATGTGATGATATTAGACGACAAAACAGTGTTAGTAAAGGTAGAAGAACCAAACTCCCGAGAAACCATACCAATTGGTGTAGCTTGGGGAGACGAATTTCCAAAATCCCGCAATCATATCATCGCACTCTTCAACGTATATTTAGGTTTAGAACCCGATAGATACAATAAAACGTCGAAAATACGAGACATCTTGTTAAATTTGGAGTCTGTATGGACTGACGAAGTAGTCGTATCAGAAAAAGATCATCAACTGATGACTTTATTTACCCAAAGAAATAAAATGGTGTTAGTATCGCAGAGAGTCGTTCGGGAAGTGCCTCTTACAACTCTAGAAAGACAAATGGGGGTGAAAACTCTATCCCCCATTGTTGCACCAAATTATCTAATCTATGAAGGAGAAGGTGGACTCAAACTTCCTACCGACTTAGGTGCAAGAGTATTTGAATATCTGACGGATTTGAACATCCTCAAAGCTTCACTTTTCAATGAgaatcatttcttttttgaagAGAAAACTTTGGTGCATTATGAAGTACTTAGGTGGGAAGGAAAAAACACAATACCAACTAAAAAGTGTCAAGATTTATTCTTTAGCGACCAATATTACACTctagttgaaaaaaaatgtggaaattGTGACAACGATGTTTCACAATCAGTTGAAGGGATATACAAAGAACTACCCAAAGCAAGTACATTTCTTCTATGTGACTCGTGTCAAAAGAaggtaaacattttttttacttctttcgCTTAATCTTAAAAAACGGAGGGATTTCGTCTGCCTCACCGGCAACATGAGTCTCGATAAGATCCTTCATCTCTTTACCACTAATTAAACTTTTCTGAAAATCCTTAAAGagaatcatctttttttttagcGAGTCGGGTCAAGACTCCAACAATCTGGAGCCATTGAGCACTAGAGAGAACTTTTAGCTTGTCTAAACTTTCATCAAAATCCTTTTGACCTTCAATCGTCATAACATTAGTGAAAGAATAAGAAGACAATGTGCAAAAAGCCTCATACAACGCTTTTTTTGGCAGATTTCGCCGGATCCGTTGGCTTAACAATAAGTTGTGTattctcttcttttttcttttctttctttccattaGAATGACACTCCATTTCTTCAACCTGCTTTTCAAGTATcattttctcttcctcttctttctttttcctagAAAGATTTTCAATTATCTTAGATGAAAAAACAGGCTTATCTGTTGTCATCTGCATCACCTGAGAAGAAACAGGATACCACGTTGTCAACAGTGTAGATTTCATCTTCTCAAGATGATCTTTCTGTTTCTTAGAACATTTTAAGATAGAAGATGCAGATGTGAAAACATCCATCTTTAACTGAGTCAAAACTGGTTGACTCTTAGCGACACAATAACTAGTATCGTCGATTAATGCTTTTACCAGCTGTGAACAATAAGAATATAAAAGATTAGAATTATTTTCTATCTGAGTGTCAATTAAATCCACAAGACTTGGAgtcattttcttttcatcttcttcttcctctttcaTCTAATCTTGTGTGACACTCGTTTCGCTTTCACATTTTCCTTCTTCAATGACCTCAATAGAAACCGATTCTATTGGACACTCATCTTCTACCACAACTTTTGGCTTTCTGGGTTTATAAGATCTCTTCTTTTTCTCTGTCTCCTTCTTTTcccctttctctttcttttcatCAACTTTGGATTGTTTCTTCTTGTAAGTTCTCTTCTTCTTTGTAGTCTCGTTAACATTCGGCTGAAGCATCTCttcattttttctcttttttccatTTAAAGGCTGTATCTCTTGTGAGAGAGGTACGAGATTCTGTGTCAACTGTTCACCAAGAAAAGTATCAAACGAAGGAAGAGGAAGAGCAGGTATATCCTGAACTGGATTTTGAGACACAACCGTTTGAGGCAGAGAAAATTGACCGTCAATTCCAAAGGTGTTCTTCAGCAATTGGTCACCAGCATCCATAGTGGGAAACATGGCAGACGCTGGTAAGCCATCGAATGCCGTTAAAAAATCCATTGACTTCGTGTCTAAACGATAAACTTGTTCCCCCATACAGATGACAATGCGAGGGGAAAACAAATTATATGAAAACACGAATTTCTTATACTTCGTTTCTCCCGCCCTTTTAGGTGATTGGTGGAAATTGATGGTAAACATACCAGGATCACCAGGTCATCACTACTTGAGAGGAAATCCAAAAAGATtccaaaaattaattaataagttCTATAAGGCTTCTAGCCATCACGGCTTTTCCCATTTGAAAGGGATTTTATCACCagacaaaagagagaaaataaagAATTTCCTTGACACAGGAGACAAATCCGTTTTAGAAGCAGACGACTTGTACTCCTATGTTTACACTTTTTTCCAAGAATTCAAAtcggaaagagaaaaaacagaTAAGATAACTTTCAAAGTCATGTTAAGACAGACCGCTATGCTTTTAGGGTACAAAGCGGAAGAATTGAAattctaaagaagaaaacaatCTACCAATTTCTAAtagaaaaattagaaaaaagcaAGCCTATATACAATTGTCCCTCAGATAAAGGACACGAGCTTTTTTATCTTGACGGTGTTATGTGTAAGGCCCCCAACCTATGTCACGTCTGTGCTCCCGCTCATGAATTATGTCAAGTGATGAGTGAACAAGTAAAGACAGAAAGTCCATATGCCACAATAGATGAGAAAGGGAGTGTAACTTACTACTCGACATGAAAAAACAAACGAACCAAAAATTGTAACTTTGGTCACTTTTATTTTCTACTTCTCATAATCTTTTTATTCATTAAAAATCGTAAAATTATTGAAGAAACTGTTCTGCATTCTTCTTTACATTAATAGCATGTCTCGACAAAAACTCCAACCATGATTTTTTCCCCGGTAAATTATCTATTGCCTTTACCATTTCATCATCtgctttccattttttctttataTCCGAACCGGCATCTGCATAAGCTATGTCGTGTTAGCGTGCAATTTTATCCAATCTATTAATACCCTGTTGACCTTTAGCCAATCGATACTCCAGATGCGTGCCAGGACCGAGAAACTGATAACCGGGAGGGTGAAATTCCACCCCTGATTTGGCTATCCACTTTTGAATGTCAAATCCACTTCCTTTCTGAAGTCGTTTCAATTTATTTGCAGCGGAATAAGTTGAAAGCATAGGTCCTAGTCCTTTATACCCATTATTCGGTAAAGGTTCTGCATCAAAATATGTTCCTACGATTCCACCCTTTTGACTTTTTCCTTTATTGAAAACACTCTTATTCGTTCCACACCGATTACATTTAAAAATAGAATAACCTCTACCCTTTGAAGTCTTGCCGTGTCTGACGAAACTTCCAGACGTGTGTTTACGACACTTTAAAGAGCCTATGACACGAACACAGTTTTTTGACAGTAAAGAAAGCATTATTTAAAAAcccgaaaattgaaaatttgagaGAATTCGGATAAATCGCTACAAAGTTACAGCTATTTTAATAAAGGTTATTTGCCCTCAATTTTTGGTACCCTTACTTAAGTGGACTGGGGCCGACTGTGACGTCATCTTGTTGGTAACTTTGGCCGCGCTTCACAATCTTTACTGTAGCGTCAGTGAAAACATTCGTCACTATGTCAGATTTTGAGCTAGAAAATAGCTGCTTATCAAGCAATTCAGACACGGCATCAAATGCATCAGACACAGATGAAAATATGGACTTTCGTGAACCTACAGATAGCGAGAACGATACCGAAGTTATCGAGTCTCTATTCGCGCCCTACACAGACGAGCCGATCGCGCCACCAGACTATGCTGAAGCAgaagatgacgatgaagatCCTGATGGACTAGCTGCAAAGACTCTTGCTGACAGAGAAGATGGTTTAATTCCACTCGCAAACTGGTaggaatgttttctttttaaataaaaggaGAGAAATATGCATATGATCTCAAGATGCACGTGTAACACAAGCTTGTATCTTCGCAGGTGTAAATGTAAACATTGCAAGACGGAGAATCTAGGCGGCGCTATGGAGCATCGTTGCTGCGTGGAAGTTTTGAACATTCAAGGGAAATTAGTTTTCGATGGATCCATTGAAAACCTCGATTGTATAACTCAGCATGAGGAGTACAAAGCCATCACAAACAAGGCTGTGCTTGAGAATGTCGCGCCGTTGCTGAGATGCAAGAATGGTCGATCGTACCGACGCCGATCTGGAGTCACACATAACGAGTAAGTGATTTTCAATTTGCGGGCGTgcgaacaaaaaatcaaaacatctTAAGCTAGTGTAATACAGTAAGTGTAAGTGGATCGAGTAATCATGCCTAACAACAACTGAATGATGACAGTCATAACACAAGTTTACCAAGTTCTTTTTGTCTTTATATCTTGTATCTACACGGAGGTTAGTCGCAACTACTTACTTTTGTTATCTTGCATAGGTTTATTCGATCAGTGGCTTATCGGTGGACCATTAGATGGCTCTGTGGCTATATGGGCTGGGAAAACACACGTCCGCTGTGTGCATGTATATACCACGACATCAGAACAAGGTATCAGACAAGACATTTACAGCCAAGAGGATACAGACATTCTTAGACTTTCCTTGAAATGATATATTTTGTATTATACACTTGAATAATTCTTCTTGCAAACTTGCTATAAATgtgacttacatgtatgtaaataaaaataagaaatgaattgttactaaataaatatttctttgccgtattactttggaaaaaaaactgactTTATTAAAGTTTTCGTTATCATCTGACACAAGGATGGTGTAAATTAAAGACTGTATCTTAGCTATTATTTATGACATTACAGCTGCGTTTGTTGTGACCGTGCATTTTGCATTTCCCACAACGACGAATACTTTTGGGTCTGGAAGTTGGAGTCTGTACTTCTGAGGCCTTCTGCAGTAATGCATCCTGGTCTGAAACTGCACAATAAAAAGATACAGGTTAGATTTCTAGGTACCCATGTACTATGATTTAGTGTTGCTAGTCATTTGACAATAAATCCAATCATTGGATTCTCCAATTTATATTTCTTTCACAGTATTGCAGACAGTATTCCTAATGATAATAAGATCAGATCAATTTTATTGGTATCCATCATTGAAGGAAATAATGGatcattgatgatgatgatgatatatatcatatattacCAGGTGGAAAGAGAGGTGTAGTGTTCTTTTTGCGTGCTTCATAATCCTTGACAGCATCATCCTTACACTTTCTCTCTGGGAATTGCCTATTTAAGGGTTCTGGTACATTTGCTGAGTATTTCTGGAACACTGATTTCATGTCTTCAAATGGTAGGGTGAAAAGGACCTGAGCAATATTGTCGACATATTCTGTAAAGTAAATGCAGTAGTACCAATAATGACAGCACAAAGTTAGTTTAGTTGAATAATAGCATTCATAATATTTGAAACAAATGCAGTGTCTGAAACAATGCTTACCATATGTGGGGGGTACAGGGACCTCTTTAACAGCTTCCTCACCCAACTTGAACTTTGGATAAGTTACACGATAGTACTTCTTTCCATCTACTGTACTTCGGGGGGTACGTTTTACATTCTCATTAAAATGAAGGCTGGCTAATATATGCCTGTATGATAGAAATAGCAAAAATAGTAACAATTTCTTAAAAAACAACATTGGATCATTTTCATTCAACCTCTTCAGAGTATTgttaaaattacagaaattcATTGATATAGTGGCCTGAGCATCAGGCCCTCTGGGGATGGAAAGGAGGGCCTGACACAAACGTACAATGGAAGCTGTGTTCTGCATAAGAGAACAAAAGATTGCTCCTTTCCTTCTTTTCCCTCTACCTTTCCTTCTTTGCCCTCCCCTACCTAGAAGCCTGATACTCTGGCTACTGTTATAGCTTTACAATGACTAACCTACACCAGGAGCCTAAGAAGGAAAATCCAAGCATTTTAGGATGCCAATGGTTTAGAGTGGCATGAAAACCTTCTAAACTACTTGTCTGTGCTTCTGGAGATAGGTTAGCAATATCTTTTAGCAGTGTCTTGTTCAACAACACGTTCTTCAGCTTGTCATGTGCAGCAGTACCTGT of the Montipora capricornis isolate CH-2021 chromosome 7, ASM3666992v2, whole genome shotgun sequence genome contains:
- the LOC138058168 gene encoding uncharacterized protein — protein: MSDFELENSCLSSNSDTASNASDTDENMDFREPTDSENDTEVIESLFAPYTDEPIAPPDYAEAEDDDEDPDGLAAKTLADREDGLIPLANWCKCKHCKTENLGGAMEHRCCVEVLNIQGKLVFDGSIENLDCITQHEEYKAITNKAVLENVAPLLRCKNGRSYRRRSGVTHNEFIRSVAYRWTIRWLCGYMGWENTRPLCACIYHDIRTRYQTRHLQPRGYRHS